One stretch of Dissulfurimicrobium hydrothermale DNA includes these proteins:
- a CDS encoding ammonium transporter — MNSGDTAFMLIASALVMFMTPGLAMFYGGLVRSKNVLGTIMQSFISLGIVSIIWVLYGYSLAFGPDVSGLIGNFDLAFLNGVGLKPGPYAATIPGLLYCAFQLMFAIITPALITGAFAERMKFSAFVAFTILWTTFVYLPVCHWVWGGGWLGKLGALDFAGGTVIHLNSGVAALVAAIMLGRRKGYGRDSFLPHNLPMTILGAGILWFGWFGFNAGSALSAGETAVVAFFSTQVATGAAALSWIMVERMMHGKSTTLGAASGAVAGLVAITPAAGFVGPVSAVIIGLVAGLICYMAVIAKSRFGYDDALDVVGVHGVGGLWGALATGLFASKVMNPAGSDGLFFGNPHQFLVQGIAAGSAILYSLVLTFVILKVIDIIIGLRVNEEDEVQGLDLSQHSEVGYSL; from the coding sequence GTGAATTCAGGTGATACGGCGTTTATGTTGATTGCATCTGCCCTTGTCATGTTTATGACCCCGGGGCTTGCCATGTTTTATGGCGGGCTCGTACGTTCCAAAAACGTACTGGGGACCATCATGCAAAGTTTTATAAGCCTGGGGATAGTCTCTATTATATGGGTCCTTTACGGCTATTCGCTTGCGTTCGGCCCGGATGTATCCGGTCTTATAGGAAACTTTGACCTTGCGTTTCTAAACGGCGTGGGGCTTAAACCCGGGCCATATGCAGCAACCATCCCGGGTCTCCTCTACTGTGCATTCCAGCTCATGTTCGCGATCATCACCCCTGCGCTTATAACCGGGGCCTTTGCGGAGCGGATGAAGTTTTCAGCCTTTGTCGCCTTTACCATCCTTTGGACTACATTTGTATATCTGCCCGTGTGTCACTGGGTCTGGGGAGGGGGCTGGCTTGGGAAGCTTGGCGCCCTTGACTTTGCGGGCGGTACGGTCATACACCTGAACTCAGGCGTGGCGGCGCTTGTCGCGGCCATCATGCTCGGCAGGAGAAAGGGCTATGGCAGAGACTCCTTCCTACCCCATAACCTCCCCATGACCATCCTGGGCGCCGGGATACTCTGGTTTGGCTGGTTCGGTTTCAATGCCGGAAGCGCGCTGTCGGCCGGTGAGACGGCTGTGGTCGCATTCTTTAGCACGCAGGTTGCGACAGGCGCAGCGGCGCTCTCCTGGATCATGGTCGAGCGCATGATGCATGGGAAGTCCACCACCCTTGGGGCGGCCTCAGGGGCGGTGGCGGGTCTTGTGGCCATAACGCCCGCAGCGGGTTTTGTGGGGCCGGTGTCGGCTGTCATTATAGGGCTTGTGGCAGGTCTGATATGTTACATGGCGGTAATCGCTAAGTCCAGATTCGGCTATGACGACGCCCTTGACGTAGTGGGTGTGCATGGCGTGGGCGGTCTCTGGGGCGCCCTTGCTACAGGGCTTTTCGCCTCAAAGGTCATGAACCCGGCCGGCTCGGACGGCCTTTTCTTCGGGAATCCTCACCAGTTTCTGGTGCAGGGCATCGCCGCTGGCTCGGCCATTTTGTATTCACTCGTTCTGACCTTTGTAATCCTCAAGGTGATAGATATCATCATAGGATTGAGGGTCAATGAAGAAGATGAGGTGCAGGGGCTTGATCTTTCGCAGCACAGTGAGGTTGGCTATTCACTCTGA
- the glnA gene encoding type I glutamate--ammonia ligase, translating to MTRDEIMKLVEEENVHFFRLQFCDIFGFMKNVAIPRSQIGKALDGDIMFDGSSIDGFVRIQESDMYLKPDYDTFRILPWRTKDGVAAARIICDVYKSDGTPFEGCPRVNLKRVMEGAKKAGYTLNVGTELEFFFFNLDDCGNPTIETQDVANYFSVDPEDYGSDCRREIIHTLESMGFEIEASHHEVAEGQHEINFKYADALTCADNTVTFKWVVKNIARRHGLHATFMPKPVFGINGSGMHTNQSLFNLDGTNAFFDPKAPLQLSETARHYIAGLMKNARGFAAITNPLVNSYKRLVPGYEAPVYVAWSAANRSALIRIPAARGLSTRCELRCPDPTCNPYLAFAMMLNSGLDGVKNKLTPPDSVDVNIFKMTDQEKEAAKIVSMPSSLKEALEELKANPIAKATLGDHIYEKYIEAKEKEWDSFRIAVTDWEHKNYLSIY from the coding sequence ATGACCAGAGACGAGATAATGAAATTGGTGGAAGAGGAAAACGTTCATTTCTTCAGGTTGCAGTTCTGTGACATCTTCGGTTTTATGAAAAATGTCGCCATTCCCAGGAGCCAGATCGGAAAGGCCCTGGATGGGGACATCATGTTTGACGGCTCATCCATTGATGGTTTTGTCAGGATCCAGGAATCAGACATGTATCTCAAACCTGATTACGATACGTTTCGTATCCTGCCCTGGCGTACAAAGGACGGGGTGGCCGCCGCAAGGATCATCTGCGATGTATATAAATCTGACGGGACCCCGTTTGAAGGCTGCCCCCGTGTAAACTTGAAGAGGGTCATGGAAGGCGCCAAGAAGGCGGGCTACACGCTTAATGTCGGGACGGAACTGGAGTTTTTCTTCTTTAATCTGGACGATTGTGGCAACCCGACCATAGAGACCCAGGATGTGGCGAACTACTTCAGCGTTGATCCCGAGGACTATGGCAGCGACTGCCGCAGGGAGATCATACATACCCTTGAAAGCATGGGTTTTGAGATAGAGGCCTCTCACCACGAGGTGGCTGAGGGTCAGCATGAGATAAACTTCAAATATGCGGACGCCCTGACCTGTGCGGACAATACCGTGACCTTCAAATGGGTCGTAAAGAACATCGCGAGAAGACATGGGCTTCATGCCACCTTCATGCCGAAGCCTGTATTCGGCATAAACGGATCTGGTATGCACACCAATCAGTCGTTGTTCAATCTGGATGGGACCAATGCCTTTTTTGACCCGAAGGCGCCACTTCAATTGAGCGAGACGGCCAGGCATTACATCGCGGGCCTCATGAAGAACGCAAGGGGTTTTGCAGCCATCACAAATCCGCTTGTGAATTCATACAAGAGGCTTGTCCCTGGTTATGAGGCGCCGGTCTATGTGGCGTGGTCAGCGGCCAACAGGAGCGCCCTTATCCGGATTCCGGCTGCCCGCGGCCTTTCCACAAGGTGCGAGCTCAGGTGTCCTGATCCGACCTGCAACCCTTATCTCGCCTTTGCCATGATGCTCAATTCCGGACTTGACGGCGTTAAAAACAAGCTCACACCGCCTGATTCCGTCGATGTAAACATCTTCAAGATGACCGATCAAGAGAAAGAGGCCGCAAAGATCGTGAGCATGCCGAGCTCGCTCAAAGAGGCGTTGGAGGAGCTTAAGGCCAATCCCATCGCCAAGGCAACGTTAGGCGACCACATCTATGAAAAATACATAGAGGCCAAGGAAAAAGAGTGGGATAGCTTCAGGATAGCCGTCACGGATTGGGAGCATAAAAATTATCTGAGCATCTACTAA
- a CDS encoding P-II family nitrogen regulator, giving the protein MKKIEAIIKPFKLDDVKDALNSIGIKGMTISEVKGYGRQKGQKEIYRGAEYMVNFIPKVKLEIVVTDSEAEDVVKKICEAAYTGNIGDGKIFVLPIEEVVRVRTGERGEKAV; this is encoded by the coding sequence ATGAAAAAGATCGAGGCAATTATCAAGCCCTTTAAGCTTGACGATGTAAAGGATGCCTTAAATTCAATAGGTATAAAGGGTATGACCATATCGGAGGTAAAGGGTTACGGCCGTCAAAAAGGGCAAAAAGAGATATATCGTGGGGCCGAATACATGGTGAACTTCATCCCCAAGGTAAAGCTTGAGATAGTGGTTACCGACTCCGAGGCGGAAGATGTGGTAAAAAAGATCTGTGAGGCGGCATATACAGGCAATATCGGCGACGGCAAGATATTTGTCCTGCCCATTGAGGAAGTAGTCAGGGTCAGGACGGGCGAACGTGGTGAAAAGGCTGTTTGA
- a CDS encoding CBS domain-containing protein: MTTVITTHINADFDAAASCLAASKLYPGARIVFPGSQERGLREVLLKSGGCFPDTTALKDIDLNKIELLVVVDTRQRARIGVFSNLLDRSDVTIHTYDHHPHSRDDIAADKTYFKPVGANTTLMATLLRRHRIRITPCEATFLALGIYEDTGSFTFQSTTQDDLKAASWLLEMGADLNVVRETLAHKLTPEHIALMDELLTTAVNYTIAGIPITIAKATAPRYIEDLSVLAHELMDMKGLNVLFLMALMEDHALIVGRSRDPKVNVGEILKPLRGGGHPMAASASVKGATLTETEERLISEIYRQLGAEPLVRDIMSCPALSVTPETPIYDIHDTLTRYGISVVPVVQEDKVLGLISRRTVEKAIYHGLAAQPAKEYMTTDFETIGPNETLGRVKELIVEKRQRFLPVVQDKKITGVITRTDLLQILSGDPSRRPEPLIEERWQDRNVSSLLHGECSKNILDILMAAGETAEREGFQVYVAGGFVRDLLLRLPNTDVDLVVEGNGIAFAKRLAERFSARVRAHEKFQTAVIIFPDGFKVDVATARWEYYEYPAALPTVELSSIKLDLYRRDFTINAMAIKLNPKEFGMLIDFFGGQRDLKEKTIRVLHSLSLVEDPTRVFRAIRFEQRYGFKIGRHTLKLIENAVRLNIFKELSGKRISNELKLILNEADPRPALQRAQEFGLLGVIHPGLRLTGPILGLLVRLYEVLAWYDLLFKPEKPRKWIVYMLSLCEGLKLEEVAQVADRLGLAGRERALLTNGFAAVRNAAWRLAEISEPRPSLIYSILKPLDLEHLIYMMARAKDDAIKEYISHFITSLMDKTPILKGDDLKAMGLVPGPAFKEILNRLLMARLDGKVETKEDEMEFVAKEFACPMGKTTKGEIDGYAP, encoded by the coding sequence GACCACGGTCATCACCACCCATATCAACGCTGATTTTGACGCCGCGGCATCCTGTCTGGCCGCAAGCAAGCTCTATCCAGGGGCCAGAATCGTGTTCCCCGGTTCACAGGAACGGGGACTCAGGGAGGTTTTGCTCAAATCAGGCGGATGCTTTCCTGACACAACCGCCTTGAAAGACATAGATCTCAATAAAATAGAGCTCCTTGTCGTGGTGGACACACGGCAGAGGGCCAGAATCGGCGTATTTTCAAACCTCTTGGACAGATCCGATGTAACGATACACACCTATGACCATCATCCACACTCCAGGGACGACATAGCGGCGGATAAGACGTATTTTAAGCCTGTTGGGGCGAACACCACCTTAATGGCCACGCTTCTCAGGAGGCACAGGATCAGGATCACACCTTGCGAGGCCACATTCCTGGCACTTGGTATCTATGAAGACACAGGGTCTTTCACCTTCCAATCCACCACACAAGACGACCTGAAAGCCGCCTCCTGGCTCCTTGAAATGGGCGCCGATCTGAACGTGGTCAGAGAGACCTTGGCCCACAAGCTCACCCCGGAACATATAGCCTTGATGGATGAACTATTGACCACCGCCGTCAACTACACAATAGCCGGCATCCCGATAACCATCGCAAAGGCGACTGCGCCGCGATATATTGAAGACCTATCTGTCCTTGCGCATGAACTTATGGACATGAAGGGCCTCAATGTCCTCTTCCTGATGGCGCTCATGGAGGATCATGCCCTTATCGTCGGCAGGAGCCGCGACCCAAAGGTCAATGTAGGCGAGATATTGAAGCCGCTCCGAGGCGGCGGGCACCCGATGGCCGCATCCGCCTCAGTCAAAGGCGCGACACTAACAGAGACAGAGGAACGGCTTATCTCGGAGATATACAGACAGCTCGGCGCTGAGCCATTGGTAAGGGACATAATGTCCTGTCCGGCGCTTTCTGTAACGCCCGAGACGCCTATCTATGACATCCACGACACCCTTACACGCTATGGCATAAGCGTGGTTCCTGTAGTTCAAGAGGACAAAGTGCTGGGCCTCATCTCGCGAAGGACGGTCGAAAAGGCCATTTATCACGGTCTTGCAGCCCAACCAGCCAAGGAATACATGACCACCGACTTCGAGACGATAGGTCCCAATGAAACCCTCGGCCGTGTCAAAGAGCTGATAGTAGAAAAACGCCAAAGATTTCTACCCGTGGTTCAGGATAAAAAGATAACGGGCGTGATAACCAGGACGGATCTCCTGCAGATATTGAGCGGTGATCCCTCTCGAAGGCCTGAACCGCTCATCGAAGAGAGATGGCAGGACAGAAACGTCTCATCGCTTCTACACGGCGAATGCAGCAAAAATATACTGGACATCCTCATGGCCGCCGGGGAGACGGCTGAAAGGGAGGGCTTCCAGGTCTATGTTGCAGGCGGCTTTGTAAGAGATCTGCTCCTGCGCCTCCCAAATACGGATGTAGATCTCGTGGTGGAAGGAAACGGCATAGCATTCGCCAAACGCCTTGCAGAACGATTTTCGGCAAGGGTACGGGCCCACGAAAAGTTTCAGACCGCAGTGATCATATTCCCGGACGGCTTCAAGGTAGATGTGGCGACTGCCCGCTGGGAATACTACGAATACCCGGCCGCCCTGCCGACCGTAGAGCTGTCTTCAATAAAACTCGACCTCTATCGGCGTGATTTTACGATAAATGCCATGGCGATAAAGTTGAACCCAAAGGAATTCGGCATGCTCATAGACTTCTTCGGGGGACAGAGGGACCTGAAAGAAAAGACCATAAGGGTCCTGCACAGCCTGAGCCTCGTAGAAGACCCTACAAGGGTCTTTAGGGCCATAAGATTTGAACAGCGGTATGGATTCAAAATAGGAAGGCATACGCTGAAACTTATCGAAAACGCCGTCCGCCTGAATATCTTTAAAGAACTGTCCGGCAAGCGCATCTCAAACGAGCTCAAGCTCATCCTAAATGAGGCTGACCCTAGACCGGCGCTGCAAAGGGCCCAGGAGTTCGGGCTCCTAGGCGTCATACACCCTGGCCTCAGACTGACGGGGCCCATCCTTGGCCTACTTGTTAGGCTTTACGAGGTCCTGGCATGGTATGACCTCTTGTTTAAACCCGAAAAACCGAGGAAATGGATTGTCTATATGCTTTCTTTGTGTGAAGGTCTTAAACTGGAGGAGGTTGCACAGGTCGCAGACAGGCTCGGGCTTGCCGGCCGGGAAAGGGCGCTCCTTACCAACGGATTTGCAGCTGTGAGAAACGCGGCATGGCGCCTCGCTGAGATATCCGAGCCGAGGCCGAGCCTTATCTATTCGATCTTAAAGCCGCTGGATCTTGAACACCTGATCTACATGATGGCGAGGGCCAAAGATGATGCTATAAAAGAATACATCTCGCACTTTATAACCTCGCTCATGGATAAAACCCCGATACTTAAGGGGGACGACCTCAAGGCAATGGGCCTTGTTCCGGGCCCGGCGTTCAAGGAGATCTTAAATAGGTTGCTGATGGCAAGGCTGGATGGCAAGGTGGAGACTAAAGAAGATGAGATGGAATTTGTAGCGAAGGAGTTTGCCTGCCCGATGGGCAAAACTACAAAAGGCGAGATAGATGGCTATGCCCCATGA